The Methylophilus sp. TWE2 region ACACAATGTAGGCGCCCTGATTGATGTGCACCTGATGGTCAAACCAGTAGACCGCATCATTCCTGACTTTGCCAAAGCGGGAGCTGACATCATCACATTCCACCCGGAAGCCTCTGACCACATTGACCGTAGCCTGGCGTTGATTCGTGACAGCGGTTGTAAGTCTGGCCTGGTATTTAACCCAGCCACACCGTTGCATTACCTGGATTACGTGATGGATAAAGTGGACATGATTTTACTGATGTCCGTGAACCCAGGCTTTGGTGGCCAAAAATTCATTCCAGCGACCCTGGACAAACTGAAGCAAGCGCGTGCCCGCATTGATGCCTACTACGAAAAAACCGGCCGTCAAATCTGGCTGGAAGTAGACGGTGGTGTCAACGCCAACAACATCGCAGAGATCGCCAAAGCCGGGGCTGATACCTTCGTTGCAGGTAGCGCGATTTTTGGCTCACCTAAAGACACCGACCCTAACCGTTACGACACAGTTGTGGCGGCAATGCGTGCGTCTTTAGCCACTGTTTAAAAACAACATAATCCGTCACGATGCTTCGTTGCTGCTTAAAAAATCAGGACTTACCTACTACTTCTAGGCTGCGTCCTGCTTTTTTGCGCGCGCCTTGCCTCGTTTAGGCTATGTTGTTTTTTTGAGGTTTAAGTGATGCGGTTTCAAGTCAAAGTCGTGATGTTCGATCTGGACGGCACCCTGCTTGATACCGCACCGCAAATTGCCGAAGCTGCCAACCGTATGTTGGTGGCTTTGGGCAAGCCGATGTTGCCACAAGCACAAATCGCCACTTATATTGGTGAAGGCGTGCAAAACCTGATCAAGCGCTGCCTTACCGGGAGTGTGCAGGTGGAGCCAGACGCTGATTTTTTTGCGCAGGCGCAGCCGCTGTATCATGACTTTTACACCGCCAACGCCACGCAAAGCCAGCCATTCGCAGGGGTTGTCCCTGCCTTGCAGCAGCTGAAGAAACAGGGCTATCACCTGGCGTGCGTGACCAATAAACCCGAAAAATTCACCTTGCCTTTGCTACAACAAGCCGGTTTGGCTGATTTTTTTGAGCTCATTATTTCTGGCGACAGTTTGCCAAAAAAGAAACCTGACCCCTTGCCGTTGTTGCATATTTGCCAAAAGCTAGGTGCCTTGCCAGCTGAAGCCATGCTCGTTGGCGATTCTGAGACCGACATTCAGGCCGCGCATGCTGCCGGATGCTTTGTCGTGACCGTGCCTTATGGGTATAA contains the following coding sequences:
- the rpe gene encoding ribulose-phosphate 3-epimerase — encoded protein: MDKTFRIAPSILSANFAKLGQEIENVIKSGTDIVHFDVMDNHYVPNLTIGPLVCDAIRDLSHNVGALIDVHLMVKPVDRIIPDFAKAGADIITFHPEASDHIDRSLALIRDSGCKSGLVFNPATPLHYLDYVMDKVDMILLMSVNPGFGGQKFIPATLDKLKQARARIDAYYEKTGRQIWLEVDGGVNANNIAEIAKAGADTFVAGSAIFGSPKDTDPNRYDTVVAAMRASLATV
- a CDS encoding phosphoglycolate phosphatase: MRFQVKVVMFDLDGTLLDTAPQIAEAANRMLVALGKPMLPQAQIATYIGEGVQNLIKRCLTGSVQVEPDADFFAQAQPLYHDFYTANATQSQPFAGVVPALQQLKKQGYHLACVTNKPEKFTLPLLQQAGLADFFELIISGDSLPKKKPDPLPLLHICQKLGALPAEAMLVGDSETDIQAAHAAGCFVVTVPYGYNQGRAIDAAMVDATIQQLTDVVDLLELPALLKQGS